Proteins encoded within one genomic window of Synechococcus sp. PCC 7335:
- a CDS encoding HEAT repeat domain-containing protein encodes MISQLELDTLSARLEADSLVERKLALAALRNVPAEQAVPLIKKVLDDQNDQVRSMAIFALGLKPTKECYALLVDILEGDPDYGIRADAAGALGYLEDPRAFDPLVRAFYEDVDWLVRFSAAVSLGNLKNPKAHDVLVAALDSPEVVIQQAAIAALGEIRDTEAVDNILNFAQAEDWLVRQRLAEALGNLPTPKSISALRYLVKDDHSQVSEAALISLKRLESALPVS; translated from the coding sequence ATGATCTCGCAGCTTGAACTTGATACTCTCTCTGCGCGGCTAGAAGCAGATAGTTTAGTTGAACGTAAGCTGGCATTGGCAGCGCTTCGCAATGTCCCAGCCGAGCAAGCAGTTCCTTTGATCAAAAAGGTGCTAGACGATCAAAATGATCAGGTTCGCTCTATGGCAATTTTTGCTCTTGGACTAAAGCCGACCAAGGAGTGCTACGCCTTGCTAGTTGATATTCTTGAAGGCGATCCCGACTATGGAATTCGAGCAGATGCGGCAGGCGCCTTGGGCTATCTAGAAGATCCACGAGCATTTGATCCCCTCGTTCGTGCTTTTTATGAAGATGTAGATTGGCTAGTTCGTTTCAGCGCAGCCGTTTCTTTGGGCAATCTGAAAAACCCTAAAGCGCACGATGTGTTAGTCGCTGCTTTGGACAGTCCAGAAGTTGTGATTCAGCAAGCTGCGATCGCCGCTCTAGGCGAAATCCGCGATACCGAGGCCGTTGATAACATTCTCAACTTCGCTCAGGCCGAAGACTGGTTAGTGCGTCAACGCCTCGCCGAAGCGCTTGGTAATCTTCCTACGCCAAAGAGTATTTCTGCTCTTCGTTATCTTGTCAAAGACGACCATTCTCAAGTTTCAGAAGCCGCTCTGATCTCTCTTAAGCGACTAGAATCCGCGCTTCCGGTGAGCTAG
- a CDS encoding DUF3536 domain-containing protein, with protein sequence MSQPQPISAGERISSFDPQNLYRSSQNSPEIADGVYVCIHGHFYQPPREDPSRGVVSKQPSAAPFHDWNERILYESYRPNAFARILNGAGEVVRIVNNYEYISFNIGPTLMSWLERHDLETYRRILAADKISCDRNQGHGNAIAQAYNHIILPLANYRDKVTQIRWGIADFQHRFRRDPEGMWLAETAVDNDTLAVLVNEGIRFIILAPSQASRCRRFGLPHGYDEWQSVEAGDIDPTQPYRCFIPTQPNGRNYIDIFFYDGPISGDMGFDDTLQSSQQFADRLEQAVRSFESENESLDWIASERFRRRSQLISVATDGETFGHHRGGAEKTLAHTVINELPARDRQIISYAHYLSLCPPTWEVQLKPVTAWSCSHGVDRWQHECGCGGGGHWQQQWRAPLRQALDWLRDHLIVIYEKLGTALLSNPWAARNDYINVLNRSSEQALEQFFVSHQTHPLTRGERTEALRLLEMQRHAMLMYTSCGWFFDEISRPEGTQILRYAARAIELAEAVSGKLLEGEFVEQLAQAPSNVDYFKTGAGVYQKQVKPSQTSLERIVAHYAISSLFNSFRPEEQLYCYTLRRQDYYQQPLGALTLAVGRVEVTTAMTQETQILSFAVLHLGGWDFQCGIQAFPNRGHYTQAKKVVTEAFSTASIAQSILAIDKQFSQTYTLKDLSQEERQQIMQQLNQETLQRLDKLYEQVYRENYSVLMAFHRDCIAVPQSLQVAADITLSQRALAVIRTLEQDITEPNGDLLKITVGRVAELEGIAIEAHHFCTRLKIPDAKPVLERLIYQGLSQTLQVANLEQYIELEAAIEGIERLIKLGQKLDLGLALYRVQELYYDYLNQYESDVIATNQPASTHQTSSHRTLLVRLGWALALDTNAVLASD encoded by the coding sequence ATGAGCCAGCCTCAACCAATTTCTGCTGGAGAGAGGATCTCTTCGTTTGATCCCCAAAATCTCTACAGGTCTTCTCAAAATTCACCTGAGATCGCGGATGGGGTATACGTCTGCATTCACGGACATTTCTATCAGCCGCCCCGTGAAGATCCTTCCCGTGGCGTAGTGAGTAAGCAGCCCAGTGCAGCTCCTTTTCACGACTGGAATGAGCGAATTCTGTACGAGTCTTATCGACCGAATGCCTTTGCGCGGATCTTGAATGGCGCAGGTGAGGTGGTGCGCATTGTTAACAACTATGAGTACATTAGCTTCAACATTGGCCCGACTCTGATGAGCTGGCTAGAGCGTCATGATTTAGAGACATATCGACGAATCTTAGCTGCAGACAAGATCAGCTGTGATCGCAATCAAGGCCATGGTAATGCGATCGCTCAGGCCTACAATCACATCATTTTGCCGCTGGCGAACTACCGTGACAAGGTCACACAGATTCGCTGGGGTATTGCCGACTTTCAGCATCGGTTTAGGCGCGATCCCGAAGGAATGTGGCTGGCTGAAACTGCTGTCGATAACGATACGCTAGCGGTCTTAGTCAATGAAGGAATTCGGTTTATTATTCTAGCCCCGTCGCAAGCCTCCCGCTGTCGGCGTTTCGGCTTACCCCATGGCTATGACGAGTGGCAAAGCGTAGAAGCAGGAGATATTGATCCCACTCAGCCCTATCGCTGTTTCATTCCTACCCAGCCGAATGGACGAAACTACATCGATATTTTCTTCTACGACGGGCCTATCTCCGGGGATATGGGTTTTGACGATACGCTTCAATCTTCTCAACAGTTTGCGGACCGACTAGAACAGGCAGTTAGATCCTTTGAGTCAGAAAATGAATCGCTAGACTGGATCGCATCGGAAAGATTCCGGCGGCGATCGCAATTAATTTCAGTCGCTACTGACGGTGAAACCTTTGGTCATCACCGGGGCGGCGCTGAAAAAACGCTAGCTCACACCGTTATCAACGAACTACCTGCCAGAGACAGGCAGATTATTAGCTATGCTCACTACCTAAGTTTGTGCCCGCCTACTTGGGAGGTGCAGCTAAAGCCGGTTACAGCCTGGAGCTGCTCTCACGGGGTTGATCGCTGGCAGCATGAGTGTGGCTGTGGTGGCGGTGGGCATTGGCAGCAGCAGTGGCGGGCACCTTTGCGACAGGCACTAGACTGGCTACGCGATCATCTCATTGTCATCTATGAAAAGCTGGGAACAGCTCTGTTAAGCAACCCTTGGGCCGCTCGTAACGATTACATCAACGTATTGAACCGTTCGTCCGAGCAGGCGCTAGAACAATTTTTTGTGTCGCATCAAACTCATCCACTTACTCGTGGTGAACGGACAGAGGCGCTACGTTTATTAGAAATGCAGCGACACGCCATGCTGATGTACACCAGTTGCGGCTGGTTCTTTGATGAAATTTCGCGACCAGAAGGTACGCAGATTCTACGCTACGCAGCTAGGGCTATCGAGCTAGCAGAGGCAGTTTCTGGCAAACTGCTTGAAGGTGAATTTGTAGAGCAGTTGGCACAAGCACCGAGTAACGTCGATTACTTTAAAACAGGTGCTGGCGTCTACCAAAAGCAAGTCAAACCTAGCCAGACTAGCCTAGAGCGAATAGTGGCACACTACGCTATCAGTTCTCTATTCAATTCGTTCAGGCCGGAGGAACAGCTTTACTGCTACACCTTGCGAAGGCAAGATTACTATCAGCAGCCTTTAGGAGCGCTAACGCTAGCCGTTGGCCGAGTTGAGGTGACCACAGCTATGACTCAAGAGACTCAGATACTCTCATTTGCGGTGCTGCACTTGGGCGGCTGGGATTTCCAATGCGGTATTCAAGCCTTTCCAAATAGAGGCCATTACACACAGGCTAAAAAAGTAGTCACTGAAGCATTTAGTACGGCTAGTATCGCTCAAAGTATTTTGGCGATCGACAAGCAGTTTAGTCAGACCTACACACTCAAAGATCTTTCGCAAGAAGAGCGACAGCAGATTATGCAGCAGCTCAACCAAGAGACCTTGCAGCGGCTCGATAAACTATACGAGCAGGTTTATCGAGAGAACTATAGCGTATTAATGGCGTTTCACCGTGATTGCATTGCTGTTCCTCAGTCGCTGCAAGTCGCTGCCGATATCACCCTTAGCCAAAGAGCTTTGGCAGTCATTCGCACCTTAGAACAAGACATCACTGAACCTAATGGCGACCTGCTCAAAATTACGGTAGGTCGAGTTGCCGAGCTAGAAGGCATTGCTATAGAAGCCCATCACTTTTGTACCCGTTTGAAGATACCAGATGCTAAACCCGTGCTTGAACGCCTAATCTACCAAGGTCTATCGCAGACGCTACAAGTAGCTAACCTAGAGCAATACATAGAGCTAGAAGCAGCAATCGAAGGAATAGAGCGATTAATTAAGCTAGGCCAAAAGCTCGATCTAGGATTAGCACTCTACCGGGTTCAAGAGCTTTACTACGACTATCTCAATCAATATGAGAGTGACGTGATCGCCACTAATCAACCAGCCTCCACCCATCAAACTTCCAGTCACCGGACCTTATTAGTCAGACTAGGTTGGGCCCTAGCACTAGATACAAACGCTGTGCTCGCATCAGATTAG
- a CDS encoding peptidoglycan-binding protein: MTFVQLPVLAMTEPAYRIVRHSAITTFDDPHLLAVGLTRRALRRGDIGEDVRALQLYLSQNGLFPYQADGIYGQETVDGVVTYQRIRDLPATGIADEETLRDMDFEFLPADEVSLPPADFSSEEFGSEDFGSEDFSSEEFGSEDFGSEDFSSEEFGSEEFGSEEFGSEDFNYDGSMTSDTLAPGSTGSSVIALQERLNNFGIPVFVDGTYGFETQQGVRTYQRLQRLPVTGTADRRTLSSMGFSVSSKPIRPYISAVIADESALDSIRELFPEAYVDRERGGRFINIGSFESRSPAEARVDTAAAQGYNARVIYRRRGFFL; the protein is encoded by the coding sequence ATGACTTTCGTTCAGTTACCCGTTTTGGCAATGACTGAGCCCGCATATCGGATCGTTAGACACTCTGCTATTACCACATTCGATGACCCGCATCTGCTGGCAGTCGGACTAACTCGCAGGGCATTGCGCCGTGGTGATATAGGAGAAGATGTTCGCGCTCTGCAGCTATATCTCAGTCAAAATGGTCTTTTCCCTTATCAAGCAGATGGAATCTATGGCCAGGAGACAGTAGATGGCGTTGTAACCTACCAGAGAATTCGCGACCTTCCGGCAACTGGCATTGCCGATGAAGAAACTCTACGCGATATGGATTTTGAGTTCTTACCAGCCGATGAGGTCTCATTACCCCCTGCGGACTTTAGTTCAGAGGAGTTTGGTTCAGAGGACTTCGGTTCAGAAGACTTTAGTTCAGAGGAGTTTGGTTCAGAGGACTTCGGTTCAGAAGACTTTAGTTCAGAGGAGTTTGGTTCAGAGGAGTTTGGTTCAGAGGAGTTTGGTTCAGAAGACTTTAATTACGACGGTTCTATGACAAGTGACACGCTAGCACCGGGTAGTACGGGTTCTAGTGTGATTGCCCTTCAGGAGCGTTTAAACAACTTCGGTATCCCGGTGTTTGTCGATGGTACTTATGGATTTGAAACCCAGCAAGGTGTTCGTACTTATCAGAGGCTGCAGCGATTACCTGTAACTGGCACTGCCGATCGCAGAACACTTTCAAGTATGGGTTTTTCAGTTTCTAGTAAACCTATCCGACCATACATATCAGCAGTGATTGCCGATGAGTCAGCGTTAGATAGCATTCGCGAACTTTTCCCAGAAGCATACGTCGATCGAGAGCGGGGCGGACGGTTTATCAATATTGGTAGCTTTGAATCTCGCTCTCCGGCTGAAGCCAGAGTCGATACCGCTGCAGCCCAGGGCTATAACGCACGGGTAATCTATCGACGCAGAGGGTTCTTCCTCTAG
- a CDS encoding ion channel, with protein sequence MLRPQIRRASKKFFVGNSTYPEIERIGDPHSYWGDIYHLLLTMPWPTFIGLTSILYLLVNALFALAYSLGNGVAKVSNSEPEQLFDLFFFSVQTMASIGYGAMYPNSLYAHWLVVIESLVGLFFIAMTTGLVYARFSLPTARILFSSVAVIAPFNGVPTLMFRTANKRKNYILEAQLWVTLVRDEYSDEGDFMRRFHDVPLVRSHTPIFSLSWTAMHQILPGGLLDGDTVESLERDRAEIIVTLTGLDETLAQTIHARHTFQAQDIYWNHRFADILLTNAQGRRQIDFNRFHQIQPISGPRQLPSGRTLSNGKVTAQIDEVR encoded by the coding sequence ATGCTTCGGCCTCAAATTCGACGTGCTTCAAAGAAGTTCTTTGTTGGCAATAGCACCTACCCAGAAATTGAACGTATCGGCGATCCGCACTCTTATTGGGGAGACATCTATCACCTATTATTGACAATGCCCTGGCCAACATTTATTGGCCTTACTAGCATTTTATATCTGTTAGTTAATGCGCTGTTTGCCCTCGCCTATAGCCTAGGTAATGGGGTAGCTAAAGTCAGTAATTCTGAACCAGAGCAGCTATTTGATCTGTTCTTTTTTAGTGTGCAGACAATGGCTTCGATCGGCTATGGGGCTATGTACCCTAATAGCCTATATGCTCATTGGCTTGTGGTGATTGAGTCACTGGTTGGTTTATTTTTTATTGCGATGACAACGGGATTGGTCTACGCTCGCTTTTCTTTGCCGACGGCGCGAATTCTATTTAGCTCTGTAGCAGTCATTGCTCCATTCAACGGTGTACCAACGCTGATGTTTCGGACAGCGAACAAACGAAAGAACTATATTTTAGAGGCCCAACTGTGGGTAACGCTAGTACGCGATGAGTATAGCGATGAGGGTGATTTTATGCGACGCTTTCACGATGTCCCCCTAGTGCGATCGCATACTCCAATTTTCAGTCTTTCTTGGACCGCCATGCATCAAATTTTGCCCGGTGGCCTGCTCGATGGCGATACCGTAGAAAGCTTGGAGCGTGATCGCGCCGAAATTATTGTTACGCTCACAGGACTAGACGAAACGTTAGCTCAGACAATCCATGCTCGTCACACTTTTCAAGCTCAAGATATCTACTGGAACCACCGCTTTGCCGATATCCTCCTGACCAATGCTCAAGGTCGCCGCCAGATCGACTTCAATCGATTTCATCAGATTCAACCTATTAGCGGACCGCGTCAGCTACCTAGTGGTCGTACCCTTAGCAATGGCAAAGTTACCGCTCAAATAGACGAGGTTCGTTAG
- a CDS encoding pentapeptide repeat-containing protein: MAKNQHLILTGNPTNYRLPRLVPHLGIQFGKLILPTLRLVLIVTLLSCMLFNSSAYADNFDRMNLRQQDFSGQDLTDNDYTRADLTEADLSHTNLERVRLFTTRLNRANLEGANLTGATLDGASLVGANLKDAVLEGAYAINIDFRGIDIEGADFTDVLLDPKDNDKLCEIATGTNPTTGRKTKETLYCP; the protein is encoded by the coding sequence GTGGCCAAAAATCAACATCTTATCCTAACTGGGAATCCTACCAACTATCGACTTCCTCGCCTAGTTCCTCACTTAGGCATACAGTTTGGCAAGCTAATACTGCCAACTTTGAGACTAGTCCTCATAGTTACTCTGCTAAGCTGCATGCTTTTCAATAGCTCTGCCTATGCCGACAACTTTGATCGGATGAATCTTCGCCAGCAGGATTTTTCTGGTCAAGACCTTACTGACAATGACTATACCAGGGCCGATCTAACCGAGGCGGATCTTAGCCATACTAATCTAGAGCGGGTGCGACTATTTACCACTCGGCTCAACCGAGCAAACCTAGAAGGGGCTAATTTAACTGGCGCTACTTTGGACGGTGCGAGTCTAGTGGGAGCAAACCTCAAGGATGCTGTTTTAGAAGGTGCCTACGCCATCAATATTGACTTTCGCGGAATCGATATAGAAGGGGCGGACTTTACTGATGTTCTACTAGATCCTAAAGACAACGACAAACTGTGTGAGATTGCGACTGGAACTAACCCTACTACGGGTAGAAAGACGAAAGAGACACTATACTGCCCTTGA
- a CDS encoding riboflavin synthase encodes MFTGLVQSVGQLQHLSQYQLKITCPTIQDPVLAGIELGDSIAVDGVCLTVEQILTRGFIAAASPETLAKSTLGKVSENGKVNLETSLRVGSKIGGHFVTGHVDGTGQLESAEQTGDAWEICFRGISPKVARYIVHKGSIAVNGISLTVADCSNTGDWFQSAVIPLTYAETNLHCLQPGDLVNLEGDVLGKYVEKFTRYGLNTDANAAAETTMEILGRERTNVKDEVDIDPSLTFLAEHGYL; translated from the coding sequence ATGTTTACAGGTTTAGTCCAAAGCGTTGGTCAACTACAACACCTCAGCCAGTACCAGCTAAAAATCACCTGTCCTACGATCCAAGATCCTGTACTAGCAGGGATAGAACTAGGTGATAGCATCGCTGTTGACGGCGTTTGCCTTACCGTCGAGCAAATCCTGACTAGAGGGTTTATCGCCGCCGCTTCTCCAGAAACCCTAGCCAAATCTACCTTGGGTAAAGTGTCGGAAAATGGCAAAGTAAACTTGGAAACTTCGCTGCGAGTGGGCAGCAAAATTGGTGGTCATTTTGTTACAGGTCACGTAGATGGAACTGGTCAGCTAGAAAGCGCTGAACAAACTGGCGATGCCTGGGAAATTTGCTTTCGAGGAATTAGTCCGAAAGTGGCTCGCTATATTGTTCATAAAGGCAGCATTGCCGTCAATGGGATCAGTCTTACTGTGGCAGATTGCAGCAATACAGGCGATTGGTTTCAATCAGCCGTTATTCCGCTCACCTATGCCGAAACAAATTTGCACTGCCTTCAGCCGGGCGATCTTGTGAATTTAGAAGGCGATGTACTAGGTAAGTATGTAGAGAAGTTTACTCGATATGGCCTCAATACTGATGCTAATGCCGCGGCTGAGACTACTATGGAGATCCTTGGCAGGGAGAGAACAAATGTCAAAGATGAGGTTGATATAGACCCATCTTTGACATTCCTAGCAGAGCATGGTTACTTGTAG
- a CDS encoding bifunctional nuclease family protein: MIEMMVAGIAIDGGTRNPVILLRDASQRRQLPIFISAEQSRTIRSVLEGEKTARPMTHDLIVNLMNAWEVDLQRVVIHSLRDSTFYAVMTVGRGKKKKEIDARPSDAIAVALRVNAPIWVMEEVILDAAMPVDQAADAAESKAFRAFVSDISPADFAERGRSV; this comes from the coding sequence ATGATTGAGATGATGGTTGCGGGGATTGCCATTGACGGAGGCACTCGAAATCCAGTAATTTTGCTACGTGATGCGTCTCAAAGACGGCAGCTACCGATTTTTATATCCGCTGAGCAATCTCGAACAATTCGCTCAGTTTTAGAGGGCGAAAAAACTGCTCGACCCATGACTCATGATTTAATTGTGAATCTGATGAATGCATGGGAGGTAGATTTGCAGCGAGTGGTCATTCATTCGCTGAGGGATAGCACGTTCTATGCGGTGATGACGGTCGGACGGGGAAAGAAGAAAAAGGAAATTGATGCACGTCCTAGTGATGCGATCGCAGTTGCCCTTAGGGTAAATGCACCGATTTGGGTCATGGAAGAGGTCATTCTAGATGCGGCGATGCCTGTTGACCAGGCTGCTGATGCTGCTGAGTCGAAGGCATTTAGAGCGTTTGTCTCAGATATTAGTCCAGCAGACTTTGCTGAGCGCGGCCGTTCTGTCTAG
- a CDS encoding aldo/keto reductase → MRDRLFGKTQRRLSIFSLGTMRFESADAAEAVITAAIKQGINHIETAPAYGQSERYVGKALKRLFARGVVSRNQLTITSKIAPTVKQVDVESTVKASLARLNIDYLDCLAIHGINTQPRLDAVRAEVLAAIPPIQQKGLIRYLGFSTHAPLDIIQEAIATGAFSFINLHYSFFFQRNQAAIAQAHRQNMGIFIISPADKAGLLYTPPERLKALCAPFDPLLLNYRWLLSDPRITTLSIGPAVPEELDWPLQVRDLDGPLDTREQQVIEQLEVALETRLGSDRCAQCHACLPCPESINIPEALRLRNLAVAYDMQGFGQYRYGMFENAGHWFPGRRGDRCTDCGDCLPRCPEQLNIPDLLRDTHRRLAKKHRRRLWEE, encoded by the coding sequence ATGCGCGATCGCCTCTTTGGCAAGACCCAACGTCGGCTATCGATATTCTCTCTTGGTACCATGCGGTTCGAGTCTGCGGATGCGGCCGAAGCAGTCATCACGGCTGCTATCAAGCAGGGTATTAACCATATAGAAACGGCTCCAGCCTATGGCCAAAGTGAACGCTATGTCGGCAAAGCCCTAAAGCGTCTTTTTGCCAGAGGGGTGGTCAGTCGCAATCAGCTCACAATTACCAGTAAGATCGCGCCCACCGTAAAGCAAGTAGACGTTGAGTCTACTGTAAAAGCGTCTCTAGCTCGGCTGAACATCGACTACTTAGACTGCCTCGCCATTCATGGCATCAATACCCAGCCACGTTTAGACGCGGTACGAGCCGAAGTACTCGCTGCGATCCCTCCCATACAACAGAAGGGACTCATTCGGTACTTAGGGTTTTCGACCCATGCGCCGCTAGATATTATTCAAGAGGCGATCGCTACTGGCGCCTTCAGCTTTATAAATTTGCACTACAGCTTCTTTTTTCAGCGCAATCAGGCTGCAATTGCTCAGGCCCATCGGCAGAATATGGGGATTTTCATCATTTCGCCAGCCGACAAAGCTGGACTGCTCTATACCCCACCCGAACGACTCAAGGCACTTTGCGCTCCGTTTGATCCCCTATTGCTCAACTACCGGTGGCTACTGAGTGACCCTCGTATCACTACGCTTAGCATAGGTCCTGCAGTTCCAGAGGAATTAGACTGGCCGCTGCAAGTTCGAGATCTAGACGGGCCGCTCGATACGAGAGAGCAGCAGGTAATTGAGCAGTTAGAAGTAGCTCTAGAGACCAGGTTAGGATCTGATCGCTGCGCTCAGTGCCATGCCTGCTTGCCTTGCCCAGAAAGTATCAATATTCCAGAGGCCTTGCGGCTACGAAACCTAGCAGTGGCCTATGATATGCAAGGCTTTGGGCAATATCGGTACGGCATGTTTGAAAACGCAGGTCACTGGTTTCCAGGTCGACGAGGCGATCGCTGTACAGACTGCGGAGATTGTTTGCCTCGCTGCCCAGAACAGCTCAATATTCCCGACCTCCTAAGAGACACGCACCGGCGGCTGGCCAAAAAGCACCGCCGTCGCCTTTGGGAAGAATGA
- a CDS encoding ferrochelatase: MTFTQEQYLSGNGTQTDDRVAVLLMGYGEVESYEDFANYNEQALNLLTAKFAPVPTWIYPPLAKLLAIFDLHEWSHQHGNFVSPHNAIFEQQRTGIETCLQNRWGDRVKVFKAFNFCAPHLPEQVLATVKAEGFTKLLIYPLLVVDSIFTSGIAVEQVNDALTKLAGTGEHWLKGTRYIPSFYNEERYINLLANLVEEKIEKELAVAHLPSQTGIILLNHGCPHKAKGFTSGIDESQKLYEAVREKLIRKYPLISIGWMNHDTPLIDWTQPNMATAGQNIIDLGATALVMMPIGFATENHETLLDVDHIIHSLRRKNPQVTYVQMD, from the coding sequence ATGACCTTCACTCAAGAACAGTACCTCTCTGGTAACGGTACCCAAACCGATGACCGAGTAGCCGTACTGCTGATGGGTTATGGCGAAGTCGAAAGCTACGAAGACTTTGCTAACTACAACGAACAAGCCCTTAACCTATTAACGGCCAAATTTGCGCCTGTTCCAACCTGGATTTACCCCCCTTTGGCTAAGCTATTAGCTATCTTCGACCTGCATGAGTGGAGCCATCAGCACGGCAACTTTGTCTCTCCTCACAACGCTATTTTTGAACAGCAAAGAACCGGGATCGAAACCTGCTTACAAAATCGCTGGGGCGATCGCGTCAAAGTCTTCAAAGCGTTCAACTTCTGTGCGCCTCACTTACCTGAGCAAGTGTTGGCAACCGTCAAGGCAGAAGGCTTCACAAAACTGCTGATCTATCCATTGTTAGTTGTAGATTCTATCTTTACCAGTGGTATTGCGGTAGAACAGGTTAACGACGCACTGACTAAGCTAGCAGGAACAGGTGAGCACTGGTTAAAAGGAACTCGCTACATTCCCTCTTTCTACAACGAAGAGCGCTACATTAACCTGCTTGCAAACCTGGTCGAAGAAAAAATTGAGAAAGAGCTAGCAGTCGCCCACCTGCCTTCTCAAACAGGTATTATCTTGCTCAATCACGGCTGTCCTCACAAGGCGAAGGGCTTCACCTCTGGGATTGATGAAAGCCAAAAGCTTTACGAGGCCGTTCGTGAAAAGCTAATACGCAAGTATCCTCTGATCTCAATTGGTTGGATGAACCACGACACTCCCCTGATCGATTGGACCCAACCTAATATGGCAACGGCAGGTCAAAACATTATTGACTTAGGTGCCACAGCTTTAGTGATGATGCCAATTGGTTTTGCAACCGAAAACCATGAGACGCTTCTAGATGTAGACCATATCATCCATAGCCTGCGCCGCAAAAATCCTCAGGTTACCTATGTTCAGATGGACTGA
- a CDS encoding efflux RND transporter periplasmic adaptor subunit — MRLSLSRPMKRPLPWLMGLGLVGLIGAGVVAFSVARRGPSYDVEALTVPVVASELTVRITASGSVEPIRTVNVSPKSAGIVEKLFVEQGDRVTAGQLIAQMDREQVEAQMIQNQAGVAEARAQLEDALNGASDTDIAQAEAALESARAQLREAQARLELAEEDRDRTQSLFERGAVSRSALDLDVSESRSAAATVEQLAARVNEAEQRLIDQQNGSDAEAIAQAEARLLRAQGQLQGMQSQLADTNIRAPFAGIVTQRFASEGAFVTPTATASEVTSATSTAIVAIASGLEVIAEVPEADIGRIQVGQPVEIQADAFLGEIFEGEVKLIAPEAIERRNVTVFQVKVSILTGTDQLRSNMNTTVSFIGNRLDDAIVIPAVAVITQAGETGVLVPDSSDSTQFVPVVLGTQAGDRIQVVEGLDVGDRVFIDLPPGQSLDNLTFGRNRSE; from the coding sequence ATGCGCCTGTCCCTTTCTCGTCCGATGAAACGTCCGCTGCCTTGGTTAATGGGGCTAGGATTAGTTGGCTTGATAGGGGCAGGCGTAGTGGCATTTTCTGTAGCCAGGCGAGGGCCTAGCTACGATGTTGAGGCACTGACGGTACCAGTCGTAGCTAGCGAGCTCACGGTGCGGATTACGGCTAGTGGTAGCGTAGAGCCCATACGAACGGTGAACGTCAGTCCAAAGTCGGCAGGTATTGTAGAAAAGCTCTTTGTTGAACAGGGCGATCGCGTCACGGCAGGTCAGTTAATTGCCCAAATGGATCGCGAACAAGTCGAGGCTCAGATGATTCAGAACCAGGCTGGTGTAGCCGAAGCTAGAGCCCAGCTTGAAGATGCACTCAACGGTGCCTCGGATACCGATATTGCCCAAGCAGAAGCGGCACTAGAGTCGGCCCGGGCTCAGCTACGAGAGGCTCAAGCGCGATTAGAATTGGCAGAAGAAGATCGCGATCGCACTCAAAGTTTGTTCGAACGAGGGGCCGTTTCGAGAAGTGCTCTAGACTTAGATGTCAGTGAGAGCCGAAGTGCGGCAGCGACTGTAGAGCAACTGGCTGCTCGGGTCAACGAAGCCGAGCAACGACTAATCGATCAGCAAAATGGTAGCGACGCAGAAGCCATTGCTCAAGCTGAAGCTCGGTTACTCAGAGCACAAGGACAGTTGCAGGGAATGCAATCTCAGCTAGCGGATACTAACATTCGAGCACCGTTCGCAGGCATTGTCACTCAGAGATTTGCTTCAGAAGGGGCTTTTGTGACACCGACAGCAACAGCTTCAGAAGTAACTTCGGCGACATCGACCGCGATTGTAGCCATTGCCAGCGGTTTAGAAGTCATTGCCGAAGTGCCTGAAGCAGATATTGGCCGTATTCAGGTTGGTCAACCTGTTGAGATTCAAGCAGATGCCTTTCTAGGAGAGATTTTTGAGGGTGAAGTCAAACTCATCGCACCAGAGGCGATTGAGAGGCGGAACGTAACAGTTTTTCAGGTGAAAGTCAGCATACTCACTGGTACAGATCAATTGCGATCAAACATGAATACGACTGTTTCTTTCATTGGAAACAGGTTAGATGATGCGATAGTTATTCCAGCTGTTGCTGTCATTACCCAAGCAGGTGAAACAGGTGTGCTAGTGCCGGATAGCTCAGATAGTACGCAGTTTGTACCCGTTGTTCTAGGGACTCAAGCAGGGGATCGAATTCAGGTTGTCGAGGGACTCGATGTCGGCGATCGCGTTTTTATCGATCTACCCCCTGGTCAAAGCTTAGATAACTTGACCTTTGGCCGCAATCGGAGCGAATAA